A region from the Thauera humireducens genome encodes:
- the glnE gene encoding bifunctional [glutamate--ammonia ligase]-adenylyl-L-tyrosine phosphorylase/[glutamate--ammonia-ligase] adenylyltransferase gives MSAIQNASQPLPQSVQDARRHSRYLSRMLDCHPWLGGALTESIGGAIDAATMERFLAAREAASGSAEIALRPALRQLRIWVLCHLIVRDLSCAAPLAEVTETMTVLAEVAICHAHDVLRAALVERYGLPLSPTGWEQELLVIGMGKLGGRELNVSSDIDLIFIYPEDGDTGGKKVISNFEFFERLGKQLIQTLAEITEHGQVFRVDMRLRPNGDSGPLVCCFDMLENYFVTQGREWERYAWIKARVLRGERWSELQNIARPFVFRKYLDFGAINAMRDLHAQIRREVARRDRANNVKLGPGGIREIEFIAQVFQLIRGGRDKALQVRPTLKALALLPERGILSAEAVNELSAAYDFLRRLEHRLQYLDDAQTHDLPGKASDQALIAEAMGFADYPALIDALDAHRAVVSRHFEAVFGDPSEEDHSLDATWAGAEDVDSVAHALGELGYRHPRAGAERLASIHASPRYRQLPNNIKSRFDALMPRVIEAAAATPGPDDTLARCLDLLEGIGRRGAYLALLQQYPQALRRVADLMSASRWGAQFLTRHPILLDEMLDARNLKTAPDFKALRASLSAELDALEPDMERQMDVMREQHHAQVFRLLTQDIAGLLTVEKLADHLSELADIMLDLTLPRCWSRIKIRHRETPRFAVISYGKLGGKELGYASDLDIVFLYDDDAPESAEVYTRLAQRTNTWLSSQTAAGQLFETDLRLRPNGDSGLIATSLEAFRKYQLESAWVWEHQALTRARFSAGDRAIGEAFERIRCEVLRMKRDLDTLRAEVLAMRHKMRDAHGSKGGELFDLKHDTGGLIDVEFLIQYLVLGHAHEHPQLTGNLGNIALLRISGELGLIPADLAAACADSYRELRRLQHRQRLNDLPSRVPEDEAETARRPVIALWGQVFDE, from the coding sequence ATGTCCGCCATCCAGAACGCATCGCAGCCGCTGCCCCAGTCCGTGCAGGATGCCCGCCGCCATTCTCGCTATCTGTCGCGCATGCTCGACTGCCATCCGTGGCTGGGCGGGGCCCTGACGGAAAGCATCGGCGGCGCGATCGACGCGGCGACGATGGAGCGCTTCCTGGCCGCACGCGAAGCGGCGTCCGGGAGCGCCGAAATCGCGCTGCGACCGGCCCTGCGCCAGCTGCGCATCTGGGTGCTGTGCCACCTGATCGTGCGCGACCTGAGCTGCGCTGCGCCGCTTGCCGAAGTCACCGAGACGATGACGGTGCTGGCCGAGGTGGCGATCTGCCATGCCCACGACGTGCTGCGCGCCGCGCTCGTCGAACGCTACGGCTTGCCGCTGTCGCCCACCGGCTGGGAACAGGAACTGCTGGTGATCGGCATGGGCAAGCTCGGCGGGCGCGAGCTGAACGTCTCCTCCGACATCGACCTGATCTTCATCTACCCCGAGGATGGCGACACCGGCGGCAAGAAGGTCATCAGCAACTTCGAGTTCTTCGAACGGCTGGGCAAGCAGCTGATCCAGACGCTGGCCGAGATCACCGAACACGGCCAGGTGTTCCGGGTCGACATGCGCCTGCGCCCCAACGGCGATTCGGGCCCGCTGGTGTGCTGCTTCGACATGCTGGAGAACTACTTCGTCACCCAGGGCCGCGAGTGGGAGCGCTACGCGTGGATCAAGGCGCGCGTGCTGCGCGGCGAGCGCTGGTCCGAGTTGCAGAACATCGCCCGGCCCTTCGTGTTCCGCAAGTACCTCGACTTCGGCGCCATCAACGCCATGCGCGACCTCCACGCGCAGATCCGGCGCGAGGTGGCCCGCCGCGACCGTGCCAACAACGTCAAGCTGGGCCCGGGCGGCATCCGCGAGATCGAATTCATCGCCCAGGTGTTCCAGCTCATCCGCGGCGGTCGCGACAAGGCGCTGCAGGTGCGCCCGACGCTGAAGGCGCTCGCCCTGCTGCCCGAGCGCGGCATCCTGTCGGCCGAAGCCGTAAACGAGCTGTCCGCGGCCTATGACTTCCTGCGCCGGCTCGAGCACCGCCTGCAGTACCTCGACGACGCACAGACGCACGACCTGCCGGGCAAGGCGTCCGACCAGGCCCTGATCGCCGAGGCGATGGGCTTCGCCGACTATCCGGCACTGATCGACGCGCTGGACGCACACCGTGCCGTCGTCAGCCGTCATTTCGAGGCGGTCTTCGGCGACCCGTCCGAGGAAGACCATAGCCTCGACGCGACCTGGGCCGGCGCGGAGGACGTCGACAGCGTGGCCCACGCGCTGGGCGAACTCGGCTACCGTCACCCCCGCGCCGGGGCCGAACGCCTCGCCTCCATTCATGCCAGCCCCCGTTACCGCCAGCTGCCGAACAACATCAAGAGCCGGTTCGACGCGCTGATGCCGCGCGTGATCGAGGCGGCCGCGGCCACCCCGGGACCGGACGACACGCTCGCCCGCTGCCTCGACCTGCTCGAAGGTATCGGCCGACGCGGCGCCTACCTCGCGCTGCTGCAGCAGTATCCGCAGGCCCTGCGCCGCGTCGCCGACCTGATGAGCGCATCGCGCTGGGGCGCACAGTTCCTGACCCGCCACCCGATCCTGCTCGACGAGATGCTGGACGCGCGCAACCTCAAGACCGCGCCGGACTTCAAGGCCCTCCGCGCAAGCCTCTCCGCCGAACTCGACGCCCTCGAGCCCGACATGGAGCGCCAGATGGACGTGATGCGCGAGCAGCACCACGCCCAGGTGTTCCGCCTGCTGACACAGGACATCGCCGGGCTGCTGACGGTCGAGAAGCTCGCCGACCATCTGTCCGAGCTGGCCGACATCATGCTCGACCTGACCCTGCCGCGCTGCTGGAGCCGGATCAAGATCCGCCACCGCGAGACGCCGCGCTTTGCCGTCATCAGCTACGGCAAGCTCGGCGGCAAGGAGCTGGGCTATGCCTCGGACCTGGACATCGTGTTCCTGTACGACGACGACGCGCCGGAGTCAGCCGAGGTCTACACGCGCCTCGCGCAGCGCACCAACACCTGGCTGTCCAGCCAGACCGCGGCCGGGCAGTTGTTCGAGACCGACCTGCGGCTGCGCCCCAACGGCGATTCCGGCCTGATCGCGACCTCGCTCGAAGCCTTCCGCAAGTACCAGCTCGAATCGGCCTGGGTGTGGGAACACCAGGCGCTCACGCGCGCCCGCTTTTCCGCCGGGGATCGCGCCATCGGCGAAGCCTTCGAACGCATCCGCTGCGAGGTGCTGCGCATGAAGCGCGACCTTGATACGCTGCGCGCGGAAGTGCTCGCCATGCGCCACAAGATGCGCGACGCCCATGGCAGCAAGGGTGGCGAGCTGTTCGATCTGAAGCACGACACCGGCGGCCTGATCGACGTCGAGTTCCTGATCCAGTACCTGGTGCTGGGTCATGCGCATGAACACCCCCAGCTCACTGGCAACCTCGGCAACATCGCGCTGCTGCGGATCAGCGGCGAACTCGGGCTGATCCCGGCCGACCTGGCGGCGGCCTGCGCCGACAGTTATCGCGAACTGCGCCGCCTGCAGCACCGGCAACGCCTGAACGACCTG